From candidate division KSB1 bacterium, one genomic window encodes:
- a CDS encoding type II toxin-antitoxin system Phd/YefM family antitoxin: MKTIPAGKFKAQCLALLDAVAQTNEPLVITKHGKPVAKLLPFDNKKDSTDASLKGLATFIGDIISPIDNEWEAAKE; the protein is encoded by the coding sequence ATGAAAACAATACCAGCTGGAAAATTTAAGGCGCAATGTCTTGCCTTGCTTGATGCCGTGGCACAGACCAATGAGCCACTGGTCATCACCAAACATGGCAAACCTGTTGCGAAATTGCTGCCTTTCGACAACAAAAAAGACAGCACCGACGCTTCTCTTAAGGGGCTTGCAACATTTATCGGTGATATTATTTCTCCCATCGATAACGAATGGGAGGCCGCAAAAGAGTGA
- a CDS encoding type II toxin-antitoxin system VapC family toxin, translating into MIVLDTHIWFYFINDGPEKLPAKARKAIRDNDVLGVSIISCWEIAMLVAKNRLRFSIDVQDWITQALKYKGIKLIELTPEIAVLATRLPGEFHKDPADRIIAASCLKLGAPLITLDKSIKEWGHVHTIP; encoded by the coding sequence GTGATCGTTCTCGACACACATATCTGGTTCTATTTTATCAATGATGGGCCTGAAAAGCTGCCAGCTAAAGCACGTAAAGCCATTAGAGACAACGACGTCCTCGGCGTGAGTATTATCTCCTGCTGGGAAATAGCCATGCTGGTTGCTAAAAACAGGCTCAGATTCAGCATCGATGTCCAGGATTGGATTACACAAGCTTTAAAGTACAAAGGCATCAAGTTAATAGAGCTCACTCCAGAAATTGCTGTTTTAGCCACCAGATTACCTGGTGAGTTCCATAAAGATCCGGCAGACAGAATCATTGCTGCATCCTGCCTGAAACTCGGCGCCCCACTCATTACCCTCGACAAGAGCATCAAAGAATGGGGTCATGTTCATACCATCCCCTAA